The DNA region CGGTCACCCACGACGGTGATGCCCTCACCGAAGAGGTCACCCGACAGGGGGGTGCGCTGACTGACCGCGCCGGTGGTGGGGTCAGTCGCCCGGATCTCCGACTGGCCGACCAGGCCGGTGCCTTCATAGAGGACACCGTCGACAAGCTCCAGGCCCTGGGTGAAGGCGGCGCGGTCGTGCGGGCGCTCCTCGAGCACCTTGGCGGTCAGCTCGGTGACCACGGCGGGCGCGGCGCTCGACGGGCTGGTGGGGGCGGGCTGGGCGGGGCCGGAGCAGGCGGTGGCCAGGCAGGCCAGCGCGGCCGCGGCGGCGGTGCGGCGGAGTAACACCCGGCAAGCGTGGCACGGCTGTCGGACCTCTGATCGGCGTGGGGCACAATCTGCGGTGATGAGCCCGACGCCCGCACCAGAAGCCGCCACCGACCCCGACCTGCTGTCGGCGGTCGACTTCGCGCGCGCCGCCGCCGAGACCCAGGCGGGGGCCGAGGTCGGCAGGCACGTAGCGGCCCAGCCGGAGGACGCCGCGGCCGTCACCCACCTCTTCGACGCCGACAAACCCGGCTACCGCGGCTGGCGCTGGGCGGTGACGGTGTCCCACGCGGGCCCCGACACGCCGGTGACGGTCAGCGAGGTCGTGCTGCTGCCTGGCCCCGACGCGCTCACCGCCCCGGCCTGGGTGCCGTGGGAGCGGCGCGTGCAGGCGGGCGACCTTGGCGTCGGCGATCTGCTGCCGACCGCCCCGGACGACGACCGGCTGGTCCCCGGATACCTGGGCAGTGACGACCCGGACATCGAGGAAGCGGCGCTGGAGCTGGGCCTCGGCAGGCTCCGGGTGCTCTCGCGCGTCGGCCGCCTGGAGGCCGCCGACCGCTGGTTCGCAGGCGACTTCGGCCCCGGCGCGGACATGGCGCGCAGCGCGCCCGCGCACTGCGGCACCTGCGGTTTCTATGCCAAGGTCGCGGGATCGTTCGGCGCCGCCTTCGGGGTGTGCGCCAACGAGCTCGCGCCCGCCGACGGTCGGGTCGTGCACGTCGAGTACGGCTGCGGCGCGCACTCGGAGGCCGAGGTCGAGCAGATCTCCCCGGTGCTGGTCGCCGACCTCATCTATGACGACGCCACGCTGGACTACGAGCCCCGGCCCGCCAAGGCCGAGGTCCCGGACGAAGCGGAGGCACCCGTCGATGATCTGCCGGTAGGTCAATCTTCGGCCGATGTTGACGAGGTGGCGGACGGTGGCGCTCTGGCTGGCGGCGCTGACGCTGGTGAGAGCACTGATCCGGTGGATCATGCGGATCGCCCGTTAGCCGGCCCCGTGGCCGGTAGCGACGGGTGAGCGCGACCGATCCGTTCGACACCGCCGCGCTGCGGGCGGCGATCGTGGGGGCGTGGGAATCCTCGCCCACGCGGTTCCGTGAGGACGCCAACGCCGAGGAGGACCTCTACCTCGGCGGCTATCGCGACCGGCTTCTCGTCGAACTCGCCCAGAACGCCGCTGACGCCGCCGACGAGCCAGGCACGCTCCGAGTGTCCCTTGTGGACAACGAACTCCGGGCGGCCAACACCGGCCACCCGCTCGACGCGGCCGGGGTCGCGGCGCTGACGTCGCTGCGTGCCTCGGCCAAGCGCGGCGGCGGGGTCGGCCAGTTCGGTATCGGGTTCGCCGCCGTGCTAGCGGTGACCGACGATCCCGTTGTCCTGTCGGCCAACGGTGGCGTTCGCTTCTCGGCGGAGGACACCCGGGCGGCGGTCGCCGGACACCCGGATCTCAGTGCGCGCGTGGCCGAGCGGGCGGGCCGGGTGCCGGTGCTCCGACTGGCCTGGCCTGCCGGGGAAGCGCCGCCCGCCGGGTTCGCCACCGAGGTCCGGCTGCCCTTGCGGTCCGATGTGGACGGTGCGCGGCTGCTGGAGAACTTCGCCGCCCAGGCCGTCGACCTGCTGCTCGCGCTGCCCGGCCTGCGCCGGATCGAGATCGCCGACCAGGTCTGGGAGCGCACCGACGGCGACCGCGTCCGGGTTCAGGGCCCGGACGGCGTGTCCACCTGGCTGGTCCACCGCACCTCCGGCGAGTTCGCCCAGGAAGTGGCCGACACCCTCGGCGTCGAGGCGCGGCCACAGTGGACGGTCTGCTGGGCGCTGCCGGTGGACGGGCACAACATCCCCCAGCCACTCGGCCCGGATGTGCTGCACGCGCCGACCCCGACCGACGACCGGCTCTCGCTGCCCGCGCGACTGATCGCGAGTCTGCCGATCGAGCCGTCCCGGCGGCGCCTGCGTCCCGGCCCCGCGGCCGACGCCGTGCTGGCCGAGGCCGCGCGGGCCTATCCGGTGCTGCTGACCGAGATCGCGGTCGAGCATCGGACGCTGCTGGTGCCCAAGGCGGGTTTCCCACTGTCCGAAGTGGACGACCGGCTGCGCGAACTCGTCCTCGCCGAATTGCGGCAGGCGAAGTGGCTGCCGCAGGCGGGTTCGGCCAAGCTGATCGCCCCGGCCCGCGCCAGGGTCCTCGACGCCGACGGTCTGGCCGGGCTGCTCTCCCAGGTCCTGCCCGACCTCGCCGACCTGTCCGACCAGCGCCACGCCGCCGCCCTGGCCGCGCTCGACGTCGAGCGGATCGGGCTGGCCGACGTGGTCGAGTCGATCACCGGCATCACCCGGCCGCCGTCGTGGTGGCGCGAGCTGTACGCCGCGCTCGCCCCGGCCGTCGACACCGACCCGACCGCCCGCACCGAGCTGGGCGGCCTCCCGGTGCCGCTGGCCGACGGGCGCACCCTGCCCGGCCCGCGCGGCACCGTGCTGATGGACGGCGACGCCGACCTGCTGGACCTGTTGGCGCACACCGAGGTCGGCTCGCTACGGGTGGTGCACCCCGAGGCCGCGCACCCGATGCTGGAACGTCTCGGCGCCCAGCCCGGCGGGGCGCTCGACGTGCTCGACGGGCTCCAGGAGGCGGTCGAACGCAGCCTGGACGACGTCGAGTCCGGTGTGGACATCGACAATCTGGTGCAGGTCGTGCTGCGGCTCGTACGCGACGCCGGGGTGCGGGTGGGGGAGCGGCCGTGGCTGGGCGCGCTCGCGCTGCCGGACTCCGTCGGCGACTGGCGCCGGGCCGACGAACTGGCGCTGCCCGGCTCGCCGCTGCTCGACGTGCTCGATGAGGACTCGCCCATCGGCGTGCTCTCCTCGACCATCGATTGGCCGGAGTCGGTGCTCATCTCCTTGGGCGTCCTGGACGCGTTCGCGCTGGTCGTGGACGACGCGCCGACCGGGCCCGACCACGATCTCGCCGACGAGACGCGGTGGTGGGACGAGGCGCCCGAGCCGCCGCACCGGCTGCTCGCCGTGCGCGACCTCGACCTGGTCACCCCCGACGCCTGGCCGCGCGCGCTGCGGCTGCTCGCCGCCGAGCCCGAGACCTGGCGCGCGCTGCAGGAGCCCCGCGGCTACACCGGCTGGTGGATCGCCCGGCACGGCGTCATCGGCGGCGCCGCGCCCACCGAGTGGCGGATGCCCGACGCGTCGGAACTGGCCGGGCTCTACGACGTCGTGCCCGACCTGGGCTTGGATCCGCGCGTCCTCACCGCCATTGGCGTGCGCGCCGCGCTCGTGCTCGACACCCCCGACGACGCCGAGGAACTGCTCGGCCGCCTCGGCGACCTCGACCGCGGCATCGGCACCGGCGCGGTCCTGCGCGCCCACGCCGCCTTGGCCGAGGCCGTCATCGACGAGGTGTTCGACCCGTCCGACGTCCGCCCGCCCGCCGGGGTGCGCACGCTGGCGGACACCGTCGCCCACGACTGCTCAGTCCTCGACGCGCCGTGGCTGCTGGCCGTGGTCGCCGAGGACGCGGTGGTGTCGGCCGGACCGGACTTCGCGCTGGCCGAGTCTCTGGCCGACCTGCTCGACCTGCCGCTGGCGTCGGAGGAAGTGGCAGGCGAGCCCTCCTCGGCAGGCGAGTTCGTCCCGTGGTCCGACCTCGGCGCGGTCGCGGCGGCCTGCGAACTACTCGGCGTCGCGGTGCCAGACGGCGGGCCGATGGTCCACGACAAACTGATCATCCGCTGCGCCGACGGCGACCGCCCGGCCCCGTGGTGGGTCCAGGCCGACGTGGCGCACTGTGAGGACACCCCGCAGGCCATGGCGCGTGCGCTGGCGTGGACGACCGACCGCTGGGAAGACCGGCACACGCTGGCCGAACTCATCGAGGACCCGGCCAACCACCTGATCTAACTAGTGAGATCAGTCCTGGCTACGGCAGACCAAGCTTGCTCAGGTATGTAATCCGAGCCTCGATCGCGGACTGGAACCGAAGCCAGTTGTGACGTTGATCGAACTCCACGGGTATCGGCTCGTCCGGCGAGGAGGCGATGCAGCAGACCGCGTCATAGAGTTTCTCGCGGACGAATCTATCGCACGACAATGCTGAGCGCTCCATGTATGAAAGGCCAACCCACGCTGGATCCATGGGAAATGCGCCCTTGGTTGCAAGACTCACCGGTCGGCGTGAGCGGAAGTCGTCCTCGACGATGAGGAAGAAGCCAAGCCATGGAACCTCGCCTGGGAAAAGATCCGCCATGATCGCGTGACGCGCGTCAGTCGCGGTGCCGAGCGCCTCTTCCATCCGGTTGTTGTAGTTGTTCCCAAAAGATGGTCCGCCCAGTGCTTTGAGCTCGAACGCCGCGACCAGGGTTCCCTTATGGGCAACGACCAGATCCCACCTTTTGGATGGTCGAAAATATCCAGGGAGCTCAAGTCCGTGGCCTGCCTCGATCCTGATCGACTCTGTCGGATAGCCGGCATCGAGGAAAAACTTGGCGAGCAGCAGGGCAATCGGGTCGAAGTGTTTCCCGCCGCGTACCGAGCCTGCCGTTCCGGCCCCGACGGCGGCTTTGATTCTCGATATTTCGAGTTGGGCACCTTTGGCGCCCCAGTAGGCCTCGATGGCCGTCTCAAACTCGGCCCGAGTAACGGACAACGGTACCCCCGCAAGTCGTCACAGTCGTACGCTTGAGTCGATCTTATACGCCACCCGAGCTGCTTGGGTGGCCGCCTCCGCATCGCGGTCCAGGAAAGCACACCTGAGCGCGTCTTTCGTCTCAGGCGAGATGGAGTCAGGGTGCGGAACGCGAATCTTCTTTAGGTATTGTGCCTGGAATCTCAGGGTGTTCCCGCGCATTCTGACGCTGTAGGCCTCGATGAAGGCCTGAGCTACCCGCGAAAGAAGAAGCCCGCCGAGCACTTCGATGTCCCACTCGTCTGACACCACGTAATAGAGATTGTGATGCGGATAGTGTCCGCCGAGATCCAGGACGGGATTAATCGAGTTTCGCATGTCCTGGATGAGAATTTTCGGCCGTGCGGTCAGTGCGTGGTTGACTTTGTCGATCGTCTTGTGCCAGGAACGTGGGTTCTTCTTCGCGATGTGCCTGCTGGTCAGCTTTTCCCGATGGAGCAAAAAGTACGAGCGAAGCTTGGGGTATCGGCTGAGGTCAACGAGTGTGCCGTCTTCCTCCCAAGGGTTTACCAGATAGTTCTCACCCCAGGTAAACCGGCCAGATTTGGTGTCGCCGGCCATTGCTATCGGAAGCAGCCGGTCCCTCTCGACAATCTCGGGGTCGTCGGTCACGTAGACCGAGTCGGCTCCGGTGGCGATCCCGATGCTGACCCTTGTGCCCAGCCGTGGATCGTGGAGCGGTTCGAAGTTGTCATTCAGATACTCGACCAAAGCGATTCGCTCGGGTGATCCGGCAGGCCACATCTCGTCTCCGGCAAACCAATGCGGGAGTCGGTGGGCTTGGAATCCCGGCCCTGTGGTGGATTCGACATCTTCGTCGAATATCCACCTCGTCAACTGGCTTGCGGACTTGGCATTAAATGTGGAGTCTGCGTCGGCCACGATTGCGCAGCCCTGGCGTCGCCTGCTTATCATGGTAATCGCTGGATAAGCCGATACGGTGGTTTCAAATGCATCGACGTCGTGCATCGTCCACACGGCATCGACGCTGAACTCTGCCGCGACGAGCGACCTCAAAGCGCCGCCGTACTGATTGCGCATCCACCTGTCGGCACAGATGAATGCGAGCCGACCTTCTGGGGCCAGTGATCGCAAGGCGCGCTCATAGAATCCTATATAGACGTCGGCTCGCCCTGACATTGTCGGCCACCGCTCGCGATACGCGGCCGACAGTTTTGTTGGCATGTCTTCGAGACGAATATATGGAGGATTGCCGACGATGAAGTCTGCGCTTGGATCCTGATCGGCGTGATCGAATAGGGTGGCGCGTGGCCCGTCAAGGAGGTAGTCGCCTCGCTGGATCCATGTGGTCGCGAGTCGATGTGATGACTCTGGCTCGATACCCGCATCGATAAGTCGAGTGACGACAAGATCGCGAGTGTGCTTGACGTTGTGTTCGAGCAGGTCATACGCGGATATGGCGTGTGTGAGCACGCCGACGTCCGAATGCCGTGCCGACCAGCTCTCTATCAATCTGTCCACGACGGGTGTGATGAATGCGCCAGTTCCGCAGGACGGCTCAATCAGCCTGAGTGACGACAGGTCGCGGTCAGGGGTGTACCCGACCAGATCCAAGATCGCTTCCACGATCCAGCGTCGAGTGAATACCTCACCGTGGGTGACCCGGGGCGACTGCTGAGCTTGGATCTGCGGCACCTTGACACCTTACGGCGTTCGAACGCCTGTGCGCCTTCAGGTCGGCCCCGTGTCGCCTAGCTGACCTTCTGGGCGCCCTTGGACCCGCGCCGCGCGGCTCGGCGTTGCCAGAGGATGAGCAGGATGCCGAGGATGCCCAGCGTGGCTCCCGACACCGACGTCCAGAGCCAGACCCGGGGAATCGTGTCCGCCACCAGCAGGACGACTCCGGCCAGGACCCACACCCCGGTGCCGACGTAGACGATGGGCGCCAGCGCCAGCAGCCGCGCGGGAAGCGGCGGCGGGGGACGCAGGGGCTGGTCGGGTACGGGCACGGTCCGGAGGTTACTCGTCGGCCGGAGTGGAGCGGGCTTCGAGACCGCCACTAGTTCAGGGACGCAAGATCACAGCTGCGTGAAGATGATTAGTGAGGTATGCTAACAATGTGTCGTCGGAGGGTTCGGAATCGACCGAACGGGCGCTGACCAGCCGGTTGCGGCTGGCTGTGGTGCGGCTGAACCGCAGGCTGCGCGCGCAGCGTTCGAACGCGTCGATCACGTTGACGCAGCTATCGGCACTGTCGTGTCTCTACAAGAGCGGCCCGCTGTCCCCCGGAGAGCTCGCCGCCAGGGAAGGTGTGCAGCCACCCTCGATGACGCGGGTGATCGCCGCGCTGGAAGAGCTGGGTTACCTCAGCCGTAGCCCGCACCCCAGCGACGGCAGGCAGGCGATCGTGGCGCTCACCGATGCCGGTCGGACTTACATCGACGCCGACATCACCGCCCGCGAGGCATGGCTGGACCGGCGGCTGGCCGAACTGGACGACCGTGAGCGGGAGATCCTCGCTCGCGCCGTCGAGATCATCGACAGAATGGCAGGGAACGCGAACTAGTGCAGGCGCAAGCGGGTGGCACCCGAGAACACCGGTCCGACCGACTACCCGCGCCGCCTTCGCGGCCTGACCACGCCCCGTCCCGTGAGTCCACTTCGGACACTCCGGTCCAGGGTGGCATGTTCTCGTCCCTGCGTGTGCGCAACTACCGGACGTACGCGGCGGGCAACCTGGTGTCCAACCTGGGCACGTGGATGCAGCGCATCGCCCAGGACTGGCTGGTGCTGGTCCTCACCGACCACAACCCCGTCGCCCTGGGCATCGCCGCCGCTCTGCAGTTCGCGCCGACGATCCTGCTGTCGCTGTGGGCTGGGGTGCTCGCCGACCGGCTCGACAAGCGCAAGCTCTTGATCGCCGTGCAGATCGGCCTCGCGTCGTGCGCGCTGGCGCTGGGCGTGCTCGACATCACCGGCCAGGTCGAGTTGTGGCATGTGTATGTGCTGTGTGTCGCGGTCGGGGTGTTCTTCGCCGTCGAGGTACCGGTCCGGCAGTCGTTCGTCGCCGAGATCGTCGGTCGGTCGCAGGTCACCAACGCCGTCGCGCTCAACGCCACCGGCTTCAACCTGGCGCGGGTGATCGGGCCCGCCGTCGCGGGCATCATGATCGTGCTGATCGGCACGGGCTGGCTGTTCATCGCCAACGGGGTGATGACCCTGGCCGTGGTCGTCGGGCTGCTGCTGATGCGGGCGGGCGAGCTGCACCCGTCGCCGAAGATCCCCCGGCGCAAGGGGCAGCTCGTCGAGGGCCTTCGCTACGTGCGCAAACGGCCCGACATCATCGTCGTGCTGGTCCTGGTGTTCTTCGTCAGCACGTTCGGGATGACGTTCTTCGTCACGCTGGCGGTGGTCGCGTCCAAGGTCTTCGGGCGCGACGCCGACGGGTACGGGCTGCTCTCGACCGCGCTGGCCATCGGGACCCTGGGCGGCGCGCTCCTCGCGGCCCGGCGCAGCCGCAACGGCAGGCCGCGAACGCGGGTGCTGCTCGGCGCGGCCTTCTCGTTCGGCGTGCTGGAGATCACCGTGGGGCTGATGCCGACGTACACCGCGTTCGCCATCGCGCTGGTGCCGGTCGGTGTGGCCCTGATGACCTTCATGACCACCGCGAACTCGACCGTGCAGCTGGCCGTCGCGCCGGAGATGCGCGGCCGGGTGATGGGCCTCTACATGCTGGTCTTCCTTGGCGGAAACCCGATCGGGGCGCCGATGGTCGGCTGGATGGCGGCCGAGTGGGGGCCGAGGTCGCCGATCTATGTCGGCGGGGCGGTCGCCGCGCTGACGGCGGTGGTCTGCGGAGTGGTCCTGATCCGGCGCGGCGGGGTGAAACTGCCGGTCACGAAGTGGGGCCGGTCACACATCCTGCGTCGAGACCGACGAGGCTTGCCGGTGAAGTGAAGTTAGGCTAACCTAAGTCACGTCGCTTCGTGGTGGGAGTGGCAGTCAGTTCGGGAACAGGCGAGGCCCCGCTCCAAGCGTCCGGAGCGGGGCCTCGCTGTTTTCGGCGGACGAGCTTGTCGGAGCGCCCCCGCCGAGTCCTGGGGGGTTACGCCATGGGCGCGCGCAGGCCGTTGACACCCGCGCGGGCGGCGTCGAACCGGGCGCTGACGTCAGCCCAGTTCACGATGTCCCACAGCCGCTCGATGTAGTCGGTCTTCAGGTTGCGGTACTGCAGGTAGTACGCGTGCTCCCAGACGTCGATCACCAGCAGCGGCGTGGTGGAGATCGACAGGTTCGAGTGATGGTCCTTGAGCTGCTGGGTGATCAGCCGCTCGCCCAGCGGGTCCCACGCCAGCACGCCCCAGCCGGAGCCCTGGATGGTCGCCGACGCGGCGTTGAGCTGGGCCCGCAGGCCGTCGAAGGACCCGAAGTGCTCATCGACGGCCGCGGCGAGCTCGCCGATCGGTTTGTCGCCACCGTCGGGGCTCAGGTTCTTCCACCACTGGGTGTGCAGGGCGTGGCCCGCCAGGTTGAACGCCAGTGCGGCTTCCAGGCCCGCGATGAAGCCGAAGTCGCCTTTGGCGCGGGCGTCGGCGATCTTGTCGAGGGTGTCGTTGGTGCCTTTGACGTAGGCGGCGTGGTGCTTGCTGTGGTGCAGCTCGTTGATCTCGCCGCTGATCACTGGTTCCAGCTGGGCGTAGTCGTAGTCCAGATCGGGGAGGGTGTAGGGCGCCATGGCTCCTCGCTTGTTGCCAGTCAGTTCTAACTGCAACTTACTGGCAACAGTGCGAGGGCGCGCGGGCATCCCACCAATCGGGCCACGTCTCAGTAATCAGGCCAGGTGTGGACCGGCTCCCCGGCCTCACTCAGCTCTATATAGCCCCGCAGCATCGCCACCAGGGCCGCGTCGCGGTCCACGCCGCGGGCCTCCAGTCGGGCCACGGTCGCCCGCTGCCACGTGGAGCCGGTGCGCTTTGCCAGGCATCGCTGCTCGATCACGCCGAGGTACTTCTCGCGGGACTGGTCGGAGACGCCGCAGTCGATCAGGCCCTCGTGGGCCATGGGCAGCAGCCTGCGCAGGACGAGCTCGTCCGGCGGCACCCAGCCGATGCCCGGCCAGTACAGCTGTGCGTCGAAAGCGTGCCTGGCGCCCGAGTACAGGTTCTCCTCCGCCGCCTGGAACGACATCTGTGTCCACACGGGACGGTCTTCCTTGGTGAGGGCCCGTTGTGCGCCATAGAAGAACGCCGCGTTGGCCATCAGGTCGATGATCGTCGGACCAGTGGGGAGCACCCGGTTCTCCACCCGCAGATGGGGAATATCGTCCATGATGTCGTAGACCGGGCGGTTCCAGCGCCAGATCGTGCCGTTGTGCAGCCGCAGTTCGGCCAGTTTCGGCGCCCGGCCGGAGTCCAGGGCCTCGAACGGGTCCTCGTCGTCCACTTCTGGTAGCAGGCCGGGGAAGTAGCGCACATTCTCCTCGAACAAGTCGAAGATCGACGTGATCCACCGCTCGCCGAACCACACCCTTGGGCGCACGCCCTGGTTCTTCAGCTCCTGCGGCCTCGTGTCCGTCGACTGCTCGAACAAGGGGATCCGGGTCTCGTGCCACAACGCCTTGCGCAGCAGGAACGGCGAGTTCGCCGCGAGCGCGACCTGCACGCCCGCCAGGCACTGTGCCGCGTTCCAATTGGCGGCGAAGTTCTCCGGGGGGACCTGCAAGTGCAGTTGCGCCGACGTGCCCGCCGACTCCGAGAGGATCGAGTCCTGCAGGCTGCGCAGGCGTTCCGGGCGCTGGCCCGGCAAGGGGGCGCCCTCCATGTTGAGCAGCATCTCCTCGCCGCGCGCGGCGAAGATCTGGTCGTTGAGCTTGCGGTAGCGTGGGTTGTGCGTGAGCCATCTCGACTCGAAGTGCTCCGTGCGCAGCGTCGGCAGGGTGCCGATCATGACCAGGGTGGCCCCCGCGGCCTGGGCGGCGTGCCCGGCCGCGGTCAGCGACTCGCGCAGTTCGGTCTCCAGGTCGGCCGACTGGCGGCCGCGCAGGGGCCGGGGACGCACGTTTAGCTCCAGGTTCTGCTGACCAAGTTCGGTGGTGTAGCAGGGGTCATCGATCTTCTCCAGCACCGTGTCGTTGAGCATCGCGGGCTGCAGCTTGTCGTCGACCAGGCATAATTCGATCTCCAGGCCCATCCACGGCGGGGACTTCGCGAAACCGCCCTCGGTGAGCATGCGCTCCAGTGCGTCGAGGCAGCGCTGCACCTTCTGGCGATATCGCTGTCGGTCCTCGCGGCTGAATGCCTCGCTAGTCACGTTGTGCCCCATGCCGCCCTCCCGTCCGGCCGGATCGGCGTCCGGCAACCGTGCGGGAGGACAACGGTTTCACAGCGTCGACTCCCTTGCTAGCGGCCAAATTGGTGCCGTGAGTTATGTCAAGGTAACGCTGAGCGAACAGTGTCGGTCGGTGCTCACGCGCCGCCGCAGCGTGCGAAACTGCGCGGTGTGGCGCAGGTGATTGAGGTGACGGATCCGTCGGACCCCCGGCTCGACGATTTCCGCGACCTGACGACCGCCGACCGCCGCCCGGACCGGCCCGGCGGACGCGGGCTGGTGATCGCCGAGGGCGTGGTCGTGGTGCGGCGCCTGCTCGCCTCCCGCTACCCGGTGCGCGCGCTGCTCGGGGTGCGTCGTCGGATCGAGTCGCTTGGGCCCGAACTCGACGGGCTCGACGCGCCCGCCTACGTCGCAACCGCAGAGGTCATGGCCGAGGCGGTGGGCTTCCACCTCAACCGCGGCGTGCTCGCCGTCGCCGACCGCGCGGCCCCGCCGGATCTCGCCGAACTGACCGCGAACGCGCGGACCCTGGCGGTCCTGGAGGGCGTCGGCGACCACGAGAACCTGGGTGCGCTTTTCCGCAACGCGGCCGCGCTCGGCGTCGGCGGTGTGCTGCTCGGTCCGGGGTGCAGCGATCCGCTCTACCGGCGCAGTGTCCGGGTGTCGATGGGGCACGTGCTCGCGGTGCCGTTCGCGCCGATCGAACCGTGGCCGGACGGGCTGAAATGGTTGCGCGACAGTGGTTTTCGGGTCATCGCACTCACTCCGGCGCCCGGATCGGTACCGCTGTCCGAGGCCGTCCGACCCGGCGAACGGGTGGCGGTGCTGCTGGGCTCGGAGGGCCCGGGACTGACCGAGGAGGCCATCGCGGCGGCGGACGCGGCGGTGCGCATCCCGATGGCGGGCGGGGTCGACTCGCTCAACGTGGCCACCGCGGGGGCGGTCGCCTTTTACGCATTAGGCGAAGGGGACACCGGTGGAACTGCACGCCAGGGATGAGCGCGCGGTGCTCGTGGGGCACGACGGCGCCGCGGAGCGGGAGGTCGACCCGCACAGCCTCGCGCTGGGCGCCGACCTGTCCGACGCACTGCACGAGTGGGCCAAGGTCGTGGGCGCCGTGCGCCGCAGCGACACCGCGGACGAGTCGGCCGGGATCGTGGTCTCCCAGCGCGGCAGACAGCTCGCGACCCGCGTCGCCGACGCGATGGGTCAGCCGATCAACTACATCGACCCGCTCTCCGGCGAGGTCTCGCTGATCGAGCCGCCCGAGATCGAACGCCCGGCCCCACCCCCGCCGCCCAAGCGCGCCGAGCCGACGCCTTGGTCCACCGGGCTGGCCGTCTCGGCGTTTGTCTTCGTCTTCGTCGTGGTGGCGATCAACGCGCTGGCCGCGACCCTGATGGAGACGAGCCCGCTGCTGGGGGTGGCGTCGAACGTGGTCATCACCGCCGGTCTGCTGCCGTCGGTGTGGCTGGCCAGGGGCACCCCGACCCTGCGCTGGCTCGCGTACGGCACCGCTGCGGGCATTGCGGTTGGATGGGTGAGCCTGCCCTTCATCCTCTTCGCGTAAGGAACGTCGATGGACTGGACTCTGGAAGTGGTCGTCGTCCCGGTCACCGATGTCGACCGGGCCAAACAGTTCTACGTCGACGGCCTCGGTTTCGACGTCGACCACGACTCCCGCTTCGGCGAGGAGATGCGCATCGTGCAGCTCACCCCGCCAGGGTCGGGCTGCTCGATCGTGATCGGCAAGGGCGTGGGGGACATGGCCCCCGGTTCGATCAAGGGCCTCCAACTGGTGGTGCGCGACCTGCGCGCGGGCCACGCGCAGCTGGTCTCGCGCGGCGTCGAGGTGAGCGAGATCAAGGTCGCGGGCCCTGAGGGCTTCCGCCTCGCCACCGAGGACGACGAGCTCAACAACCAGGGCTTTTGCTTCTTCGACGACCCAGACGGCAACAGCTGGGCGGTCCAGCAGATCACGGCCCGCTCCTGATGCTGGTCGACCCGGCCAACGCCGCCCAACTCGACGCCTGGGACGGCGACCAAGGTGCGTTCTGGACCGCCCGCTCCGACCGCTTCGACGACGGCGTCGCCGCCTACCAGCCCCACTTCCTCGACGCCGCCGCGATCACCCCGACCGACACCGTCCTCGACATCGGCTGCGGCTCGGGCCAAACCACCCGCGCCGCCGCCCACCGCGCCTCAGCAGGCTCGGCCCTAGGCGTGGATCTGTCCTCGGCCATGCTCGCCCACGCCCGCGCTTTGTCGACCGACGTCCCGAACGCGACCTTCCAGCAGGCCGACGCCCAGGTCCACCCCTTCCCGGAAGCCCACTTCGACACCGCCATCAGCCGCCACGGCACCATGTTCTTCGGCGACCCCGACGCCGCGTTCGCCAACATCGCCCGCGCACTGCGCCCCGGCGGCAGGCTGGTCATGCTGTCCTGGCAGGCCCTCGAACGCAACGAGTGGAGCAGCACGTTCGTCAAGGCGGTCTTCGGCTCCCTACCCAAGCCCACACCCGCGACGCCTGGCTCGCTGAAGGACCCGGACCAGGTGCGCACATTGTTGACGTCGGCCGGTTTCACCAACGTGCACATAGCCGCCCTGACCAAACCGATGTACTTCGGCGAAGACGCCAAGGACGCC from Alloactinosynnema sp. L-07 includes:
- a CDS encoding DUF3027 domain-containing protein; this encodes MSPTPAPEAATDPDLLSAVDFARAAAETQAGAEVGRHVAAQPEDAAAVTHLFDADKPGYRGWRWAVTVSHAGPDTPVTVSEVVLLPGPDALTAPAWVPWERRVQAGDLGVGDLLPTAPDDDRLVPGYLGSDDPDIEEAALELGLGRLRVLSRVGRLEAADRWFAGDFGPGADMARSAPAHCGTCGFYAKVAGSFGAAFGVCANELAPADGRVVHVEYGCGAHSEAEVEQISPVLVADLIYDDATLDYEPRPAKAEVPDEAEAPVDDLPVGQSSADVDEVADGGALAGGADAGESTDPVDHADRPLAGPVAGSDG
- a CDS encoding sacsin N-terminal ATP-binding-like domain-containing protein, whose translation is MSATDPFDTAALRAAIVGAWESSPTRFREDANAEEDLYLGGYRDRLLVELAQNAADAADEPGTLRVSLVDNELRAANTGHPLDAAGVAALTSLRASAKRGGGVGQFGIGFAAVLAVTDDPVVLSANGGVRFSAEDTRAAVAGHPDLSARVAERAGRVPVLRLAWPAGEAPPAGFATEVRLPLRSDVDGARLLENFAAQAVDLLLALPGLRRIEIADQVWERTDGDRVRVQGPDGVSTWLVHRTSGEFAQEVADTLGVEARPQWTVCWALPVDGHNIPQPLGPDVLHAPTPTDDRLSLPARLIASLPIEPSRRRLRPGPAADAVLAEAARAYPVLLTEIAVEHRTLLVPKAGFPLSEVDDRLRELVLAELRQAKWLPQAGSAKLIAPARARVLDADGLAGLLSQVLPDLADLSDQRHAAALAALDVERIGLADVVESITGITRPPSWWRELYAALAPAVDTDPTARTELGGLPVPLADGRTLPGPRGTVLMDGDADLLDLLAHTEVGSLRVVHPEAAHPMLERLGAQPGGALDVLDGLQEAVERSLDDVESGVDIDNLVQVVLRLVRDAGVRVGERPWLGALALPDSVGDWRRADELALPGSPLLDVLDEDSPIGVLSSTIDWPESVLISLGVLDAFALVVDDAPTGPDHDLADETRWWDEAPEPPHRLLAVRDLDLVTPDAWPRALRLLAAEPETWRALQEPRGYTGWWIARHGVIGGAAPTEWRMPDASELAGLYDVVPDLGLDPRVLTAIGVRAALVLDTPDDAEELLGRLGDLDRGIGTGAVLRAHAALAEAVIDEVFDPSDVRPPAGVRTLADTVAHDCSVLDAPWLLAVVAEDAVVSAGPDFALAESLADLLDLPLASEEVAGEPSSAGEFVPWSDLGAVAAACELLGVAVPDGGPMVHDKLIIRCADGDRPAPWWVQADVAHCEDTPQAMARALAWTTDRWEDRHTLAELIEDPANHLI
- a CDS encoding PaeR7I family type II restriction endonuclease, which encodes MSVTRAEFETAIEAYWGAKGAQLEISRIKAAVGAGTAGSVRGGKHFDPIALLLAKFFLDAGYPTESIRIEAGHGLELPGYFRPSKRWDLVVAHKGTLVAAFELKALGGPSFGNNYNNRMEEALGTATDARHAIMADLFPGEVPWLGFFLIVEDDFRSRRPVSLATKGAFPMDPAWVGLSYMERSALSCDRFVREKLYDAVCCIASSPDEPIPVEFDQRHNWLRFQSAIEARITYLSKLGLP